The genomic region TAGCTGGAAGGGCCTATCCCTCATCAAGCTCTCACCTTCCTCCTCAGCCTGCGGCGTCTCCTACGAGCAGGACCCCACCCTCAGGGACCCAGAGGCCATGGCTCGGCGGTGGCCATGGATGGTCAGTGTGCAGGCCAATGGCACACACATCTGCGCAGGCACCCTCATTGCCTCCCAGTGGGTGCTGACTGTGGCCCACTGCCTGATCCAGTGAGTGGGTGCCTAGGTGGGTGGGCGGAAAGGTGTGTGGAGCCACTGGGGGCTCAGTCATCCCACCAGCTGGCCTGTCAGCAGCAGCTATGCCCTCTGTGGAACCCCACggtcccagccccagcctcacccCAGCTCCAAGCAGGTGCAGGTTCCTTACCGGGAGTGGGAGCTGGCTCCCCTCATCTTGTGCCTCAGTCTCGTGCAGTTGTTCCATGGATGGGAAATGGAGGCTTGGAAGCCATTGCCCAGGCTCCCTTCCTCTTAGCTGCAGAAAGAAGGTCCTAATTCTTTCAATCCACACCCTTTGCTTCACTttcttgttccttccttcctttcaactGACAGCCTTTGACACTCCTTTGAAGCCAGGCCCTGCCTGGGCACTGGGGAGAGAGGGGACACATCCCTCCTCTCAGGTTGCTGGGGAAGACAGATGAGAAGATAGATACTCACAGGGGAGTCTGGTGGATGTGGGGACAAGCAAGAGGGCATGCCCAGGTTCCAGGGCCAAGGAACAGCCTGAGGGTAACATCTGTGCTGGCCGTGAGGGCTGACCTGTGGAGAAGTGTGCTCCAAGCCTAAAGGCGGACATAGAGACCCCAGGGGCACACCAGGAAAGGAGGCTGGAGGGCGAGGCCGTGGCTAACTGCATGGAGCCTCTGTCActtccagggcccagcacagggcgCTGGACAGAGTCTAGAGTTTGGAACCAGAGAAAACTGGGTCTATGTCCCCATTCCACCACTCCCTAGCTGTGTAGCCTTGAGCCGGTCACTGGGcttctctgaaccttggtttcctcctcCATAAAATGCAGGGTTGTGTGAGTACTGGAGCACACAGTGTGTATGCAGGGCCCTGTTCACATCTGTTGTGAGGAGTAGACTCAGGGGGATTGAAGCAGGTGGGTGGCCGGTGCTCCGAGTGCAACAGTGGGGCGGAGAATGGGGTGGAGACTGGGGTGGGGTGCCAGGAGCTGATGGCAGACTCCCCTCGTGGTTCCCCTAGGCGGGATGTTGTCTATTCAGTGCGGGCGGGGAGCCCGTGGATTGACCAGATGGTGCAGACTACTTCCGATGTCCCGGTGAGCCAGGTCATCGTGAACAGCAAGTTCCAGTCCCGTCGGTACTGGTCCTGGATCGGCCAGGACAACGACATTGCCCTCCTCAAGCTTGAGGGGGCACTCAAGTACAGCAAGTACATCGGGCCCATCTGCCTGCCTGGCTTGGACTATGTGATGAAGGACCAGTCCCTCTGCACCGTGACGGGCTGGGGCCGCCCCAGGGCTGATGGTGAGTGGGAACCTCCCAGGACCAGGGTGGGTGGCACAGGAGAGGACTGGGTGCAGGCTGAGTCTACCATGGACAGATGTTTCTGAGACACCTTCCCCAGGGAGCCTGCTGCCCCTGGACCTTCCTGTTGGACTCTAATCTCTGGCGTCTGAGCAGTGAGCATATCCTGGCCATTCAGGCCTTAGGGGACCCAGATTGCCCGTGAACTCTCAGGCCCAGGCCAGAGCATGGAAATAGGCCCTCTTTGAAGGCAGAGTGGGCACAGAGTAATATCTTGCTGTCTGTACACAATCCCAGGGCAGCCATGACTTGAAGTAGAACATCTGAGGTGAGAGGAGCAGGGTTCTGTGTCTGTGAAAAGCTCCCCAGAAGACCCCCCATGGCTGGCTAAGGGTAGTCTGCACCCGGAGGTTGGGAGTCACTCAGGGTCCACTCATGGCTCCCCCGTCCCTGCAGTGGCCCTCAATCCCTCTTCACCCCAATTTAGGAGCAAGGCCCAAAGAGCAGGAGTATTGTCCGAGGCCCATCCAAGGGTCCATTTCCTCACGAGCCCCAGGAATGTCCACTCCCTTCAGGGAGCCCCCTATCCCTTTCCCACAAGAAAGATGTCTTTCCCTATGGCCTCACAGAGCCGACTGCCTAAAGACAGCCCACAGGGTTCCAGGCCAGGGGGGAGCGTCGGGGGTGGGAGGTGGCCTTTTGACTTTCCTGCTGTGGCCTGTCTGGGGAATGGCTGGGAATGGTGAGAAgtctcctgccctccaggagctcaggCTAGGGACAGACACACTGacgagagggaggaagggagtaagCAGTGTCTGGGACCCACGGAGGGCAGTCTGGGCAGGCTCAGGGGAGGAAGAGGCCTGTGGGGAGGGCTTGAAGAAAAGGAGGGATTTGGACCCAAGAGGGGCTTGGCAGGCATTCAGGATAGAAGGAAGGACAAAAGCCAAGATACTGAAGTAGGAATGGACTCAGTGGATTGGAATCTGCAGGAAGTGAGACCAGGTCCAGTAATGCCTGATGGTGGGCAGCCTGCTCCGAGGTCTCTATATTGAGCAGCCCTTGGGAAGTGTCAGCTGCAATGGAAGGTGACCTGAGCCTGGAGAGGTCTCCAGGGCTGTTGTGGGGCAAGTAGCAGAGGCAAGGAGCAAAGGGAGGACAGAGACAAGGCTGGTGGCAGTGGGCAGCAGCAAAACTGCTAAGCCTAAACAGGGGCCCCTGTCCTCCAGGTGTATGGCCCCAGTTCCGGACCATTCAGGAGAAGGAAGTCACTGTTGTCAACAGCACGGAGTGTGACTCCGTCTATCACAGGTTCTCCAAAATCCCCTCTCTGGTTCGGATCATCAACTCCCAGATGATTTGTGCGGAGGACTTGGACAGGGAgcagttctgctatgtgagcaCCTCTCCCCCTCACTCACTCACCTCCAAGGGCACCTGGCCAGAAGTGGGGCTCAGGGCACAGGGGAGGCGGGACCTGAAGgaatggggaggggaaggagggagaggaggttaAGAGTGGGGAGGGATGAGCAGGGGTGATGAGGGGGAAGATAGAGAGGAGAgatgggatggagggaggagatgggggGTGAGGATGGAGGTTGATGAGAAAGAAGGATGGGGAATGGTGGGAAGATGGAGGGTGGGTGTTAAAGAGATGAGAGATGGAGGGCGGACATGGAGAGAGATGGGAGATGCAGCCCTCTGAGGAAGATCTCCTGGGTTTAGACCTCAAGGGCACCTCtcggctatgtgaccttgggggCTGTGGAGAAGATCTCATGTGAGAGCACTCTGCTTATCCCTGAGTGGGGTCCTGTCTCCCTCAGGCCACATGTTTTTGTTTCCCCACAGGAGACAAGTGGTGAACCCTTGGCCTGCCCTGTGGAGAGCACGTGGTACCTAGTGGGGATGGTGAGCTGGGGCCCCGGCTGCAAGAAGAGCAAGCCCCCGCCCATCTACCTGCAGATCTCCTCCTACCAGCACTGGATCTGGGAACGTGTCACCGGGCAGGCTCTGCCAGCCCCACCCAGGGCCCTGTTCCTGGTGCTGCCGCTGCCCCTCAGCCTCCTTACTGTGCTCTGACACTCAGCGCCGTCCCTGGGGGTGCCCTTCCTTGCCCAGGCCGCTCCTCGCTGCCCTCAGTGCCCAGAATGCTGCAGGTGCAGCTCTCGCAGTCTCGCAAGGCAGGGCAGAGCCTGGGTGCTTAATTAAACACTTCTCTTCCCCATGCCTCTGCCTTCCTGGACCTCCGAAGCCCCTCGCTCCCTGGGCTGTTTGAGTGGGAGATGAGTGAACCAGACCAGGGTGGGATGGGAAACTCAGGGCAGTTTCCAGAGGTTTGGAGTGGCTCCCAAGGAAGGTAGAGGGAGTGTGAAGGGATGATACTGGGGTCAGATGATGGAGGGCCCAGAACATACTGCCCAGGCTGAAGCTGCAGCTGCCAGACACAGCCCAAGGCTGGGGGGAGGGTACGGCTCTGTCTGGGCCACAAGGTGTCCTTTCTGTGATACCGTAGTGGGAATCAGGCTCTCCTTGCCTCTGGCCCTTCCGGCCAGTAGCTAGAACATACCTTGTCATTGCCCTGAAGCACTGTAGTGAACTTTGACCCTCTagccctgcctctgcctggagATGGGGCAAGTGCCCACTGGGATCAGACATTATCCCCACCATCAGCACCCATGCCTCTCCATACAGGGTGAGTGGAGGCCCAGGTCAGGGGTCAGGAAGGCAGCTGGTGGGGCAGATGGAGCTGGGACCTGGACTCCCTCAGGCTTTACCAGCTGCTTTACCAGCTCTGTTTGCCTTCAAGTGGCCCCTGCCCCTCTGGGCTTCTGCTGCCTGGCCACACATGATGGCTCTGGCCTGTATGGGTGGCATGACCTTGCCACAACCCTATATATGAGAAGCCCATAGCCCATAGGTCAGCCACCCGTTCCCACCTGGTGGCAGCGTGAGTACTCAGCTTCCACAGCAGGGCCTTCTGCCATCTCTCGCCCCTTGCTGCTCCAAGACCCTGTGCTCCGTCCCCCATGTCAGCCTGGATCTTTGCCCTTGTATAATAATGATCCAGGCTTGActcctctgtgtccccagcaccaggCTCAGACCGTCAAAGGCCTATTGAAAGCCACAGGGTGGAGTGGAGGGGAGCGGAGAGCAAGCAGGCCTGGGCCCAGCTGGTTGCAGCTGCCCCGCAGCCTCTTGGCCACCATCTCCCCCTCCAGCTCATCCtaactgaggctgggagaaaaGTCAGGGAGGGAACTTCAACCTGGCCTGCACCACCTGTCACGGATTGCTGCATCACCCTCCATATAAATGCTGAGGGATGGTGGCAGGCTGAGGGTCGTCTCAGGTCACTCAGGTACGAGCAGGCACTCGGGTAGGAGAAGGCACTCAGCTTTATTTACACATCTTTGCAGGCTGCAGAGGCAGCGTGAGCTTTTCCAGCACCTCCCCTGGCTCAGAAACCTTCTCTGGTGTCTCCTCAGTCTCTAGGCCCAGGTCTGGGCGCCTCAGCTGACATTCACTGCCATCTGGAAACCCCTCTGCATCTCCCATCCCCAAGGAGGCAGTCCTCAGGTGGCGTTTGCTTCTGGCCAGCCGCGCTTCCTTTAGGCAACACAGTTGAGAATGGCGGAAGAGGCACTGCCTGCTGTTATATTCAGCAGGTAGAAGGCTGGCTGCTGCCTCAAGCCCTAACTGCCTGCTGTGGTGATCCCCTAGGGCCCTGTGGCCCCCACAGCTGAGCATAGGAAGGGCTACCAGGGCAGCCCAAGGTCCCTCTTGGCTTCTCAAATATTCCCTGGATTCCCAAGAAGGGGCGCTGTCTTCCTCTGGCCTGCTGGCCTCGTCCTCTGCATgcctgcagcccccagccccgagCCCTGGGCCTCACCCCCTGGCAGCTTCAGCCCCATCACAATGTGTAAAACAAGCGCACCCCATTGCCTGAGCTTGGTATCTGCTGCACTGGGGTTCTCCTGCTTCTGGGCCACCTCTGCTCACCCACTTCAGCAAGAACCCATGCCAGGCTTGGAGCATGGCTCCCCACCAGGGCTGCTCTCTAGCCAAATCCGAGAACCTCCTGCTGCCACAACCCCCTCCAGTGACCCTCTCTCTCCTAGTGACCAGCCTGGGGATGACCTTATACCTTAGCCTATCCAGTTCAGCCATCCCCTTCCAGAAGGGAACCCACATCCTGTTACTCCTTTAGCCACTGCTGTTCCTGGCAGAAGGAGTGGGACAGAGGCATGCCTGGGTAGGTGTGAGGCTGCTCTGGATCTGCAGGACAGTGGCCCAAGACCAGTGTTGCTGAGTGGCCATGTGGATGGGGTGAAAATAGTGGAGTCCAGGCTGGGAGGTCAGACAGCTGGTGCAGTCTTGTCCCTGCCCCAATGGGCCATAAGGACGTGGCCATGGACCCCAGCTCCCcttctgagcagggagaagatGTTCTGCAACCTCTATGGTCCATGGATGAGCTTGGAGTCTAAGGTGCCTGGATCCTGGCCAGGACTTGAGCCCCAGGGCCTGCcaaccccagctccacctccaggacgctctcctcatttctctcctttcttcttcttggcCTCGTTCTTCTCATCCTCCTCTACCTTGATAGCCACTGTGTCCACGctgtccttcttcttcttcttcttgtcctctgtgggggagaggaaagagatgcGTGGCAGGAGGAAGACAGGGTCCCAGGGCCTGCAGCAGAGCCTCCCATGCCAGCCCTTCACTCATTCCAAACCTCTCCCACCTGCAGAATAGCTCCTTGTTTTACCTGCCTCTCTCTGACCCGTTTCTGTGCTCTCGTCTCCAGAAACAGGGCTGGGTCCCCCTGAACCTGCTAcagggggctgggaggaaggacaCTGGGCAGCAGGGCTGAGGAGCTGGTTGGCTCAGCAAGGTTGGatggtggtggggctgggggctcggGCCTGCTCACCTCCAGGGATTTCTGTGAGCTCGTTGAGGGGTGGCACAGTCTCCAGTTTGTCCGTGTACATCTTGGCTGCCTTTCGCTGCAGGTACCGGGCTTCAATCTCCTTCCGGGTCCGTGGCACGCGGCaattgaagacacagcacagaGTGATAACTGTAGCAGGGACAGAGCAGGCTTGGCCGGGGCCGGAGCTTGGACACCTCAGGAGTGGTACCCAACTTTAGGCCTGCCTCTGCCTACCTATGTGTGTCTTACCCAGAGACTGCAGCAGGAGGCTCCACATCTTGACAAAACCCCTGTGGGCTCTGGGATTTCCAAGCTATCTTTCCTAAGCGGGGCTGGCTTCGTACAGTCACACAGGGCCCCCTCTTAGAAGGGCCTTGTGCTTGGTTTAATACTCTGCTGTCACTATCTTGAAATTcgtaataatttttgaacaatgggtctcatgttttcattttgcattaGCCCCATCGCTGGCCCTGGTCCTGAGGGTCCTTCTGACTAGACTGAGAgttcccagagggcagggcagagggctgCCCTATGGCTCCAGCTCCAACTTCTTGGAGACTGTCCTGTGCTTCCATGCAAGCCTCTGGGCTCCTAGTGCATCCTAGTTTTTCCTCCCCAGGCTCCTGAGAGCAGGACCAGAGCTGCTTCAGACACTGGAGGACATGGCTGCATCCTCCTCAACCTCCCTGAGGACAAGCCTGGGCTCCTCCTGGCTGCAAGAACCGGTGAGAGGGCACAGACCTTGCCCTGGGGCGTTCACCTCAGACCAAGTTATTCCAGGAGCCATTTTCCAGCTGAGGGCAGCTGCACCCACGCAAGCTGGGCCAGAGCATGGAGCTGGCCTGTCTAGTGATGGGCATGGCAGAGCAGGGCTGCCAGGACCCAGACGGactgagtttatttttctaaggCCCCCACAGTCTGACCACCTTGGCCCCAGCCTCAGGGAAGGGGATGGAGCTGCTTCCTATTATAAATCAGATGACCAGACATAGCTTCCTGGCAGACTCCTGGGGACAGGAGGGCCAGGCAGGACAAGCCAGGCCTATTTTGGGGAAGATGGATCAGACCTACGTGGCCTGGGCTGGAGAACCCTCTGGGGTCATCTTGTGCAACCTCTTAAACCAAATATTGTGGCCCTACTGAGTCTCACCCAGActcacagaatgaaagaaaaaaatgaatgaatggatgagatGGTCTCAAAGCCTTTGCTGCTGAGGACGGGACTGGACtcctgaatgaatggatgggggAGCTGGGGAGCACTGCACCAGAACCTCAGCAGTAGGTCTGACTGTACATGGCTGTCCACGGGTAGACCTGAGTAGACAGCATGCCTTACTTAGCCAAAGAGCTGGTTCTGGTCTTCTCCGGATCTCTGTGTGTATGCCTGAGGCTCAAGGTTGGTCCCCCACCCTGACCCTACTGGCTTGGGCCACCCCTTCCAGCCAGCCACCAGGCACCTCCTCAGGACCATGCCCATTCAGGCTATCCACAAAGAAGAGAGCTCAGAGGGCAGCTATTGGCAGCCAGAGTGGGGCTCAAACACAGCCCCTCATTCCAGGCTTGTCCTACCCAGCCTGGCCTGGTTGCTTCCCTtcaaagaaggagagaaacaaagtGTCTTGGATCGAGTTCCAGGGCCCAGGCAGGGGCTTGGGATATGAGTCCCTGGGCTGAAGGAGATCCCCCAGAGGCACCCTATTCCAACCCCAGCCTCTCCACAAGGCTCTGGGGGTGATGCTCCCCTAGAGCTGCACTGCCTAGGCCCAAGCGGACTGGGAAGCAGGAAAGATATTTCCTGCCCAGGAGATGGAGCTGTGTCATCCCTACTCCCTAGAGCTCTGCATGGAGGGCAGTAGGTGCTGACCTGCTGCTCTGAGGCCTGTGGGACTAGCCCTTGCCCTCTTCTAGGAAATGGGGTTAGGAATAGGGGTTGTTCTGTGTGGTTGATGTCCAAGTGCCTCCTTGGCTCTGATACTGCAATTTTCTCATGTGGCCTCAGGCACCTCCACCATCTGAGGCTGAGCAGAGCCTGAGAGAGGCCATTGCGTGTTTCGAGGCCCCACAGTGCTCTCAGCTCTACTCCTGGGGCCCCCCAGAGCTGCTCCTGGATCTGCACCCCAGATTGTTTCTATGGCCCCTGCAGAGCAGATGCCCCCACCCAACCCTGCCTCTTGGTGCTGAGGGTTGTGCCCCTCTCTTGACACCTGGGCTGAGGCTGCAGCCACACCTGTCTGTCTGTGGGACCTCCATAGAGAGGCCTGAGTAGCCTCTTGCTCAGATCCTGCTCCCACTGGAGCTGTGAAGAAATGATGGTACGAGGTGGATATTTTCCCTTGGGAGGGCACTTCCGGTGCCAGGAGAAGCACGTGAAAATCAGGTGTGCTTCTCTCCCTTGGAGCCCCCACATGTGGATGGCCCTTTGCGgtcagccctgccctccagggaccTCATCCCAGGACAGCTCTGGCTAGAACTTAAATGCCGCTTTAGCCCCCAGCCCAAGGTGTGCTCAGTAACTGTCCTCTAGGGGTTATCTGAGAGCTTGTGTGGAGGCTGTTTCCTCCCACCTCTGCGCACAccatcccctctgcctggaatgccctcccaGTAGCCCACCTGCCAAAACCCCACCCATCTTCCCTCAGAACTGCACTCAGAGGACccctcctctctgaagcctttGCAGGGCGAgtgggttttctttcctttctctgcctgcATCCCCCAACCCCCCTACCCGACCTTGTAGGAACTTCTGTCAGACTCTGCTTTGTGCCATGGTGGCCTTGCCCACCCAGCTGGCATTTCCCTGACCTCTTTCCCCAACCTCAGACCCCCCCACCTCCAGAAGGACGACTGAAGGGAACATGCCAAGCCCATTTCTTTTGCAACTTTGTATCAAGCAGCTCCCAGTGCCAGGGGAGGAAAGGGTCTCCTGTTTTTAATGGAGGTGGGTGTGAGTCGTTCCAGGGAAATAGTATTTGACAAGGCAAGGTTTGCAGCCTGGGAATCACATCTGCTAGGTGTCTGGGGAGCCTCTGGGCTGAGCCGCAACTAAGGGTGGCCTTGGTGGGGCCCCTGGGTGTGGGCCCTTTAAGCTGGCCAAACTGCCGGAAAAGCATCAGGAGGCCAGCGATAGGGAAAAATGACACGTCCTGTCCTGGTTCAGTGGAGTCCCCTGTAATTACCATAATTGCCATGTGGCTGCTTCCCCGGTTGGGCAGAATTGAAACTT from Equus caballus isolate H_3958 breed thoroughbred chromosome 16, TB-T2T, whole genome shotgun sequence harbors:
- the TMIE gene encoding transmembrane inner ear expressed protein, whose translation is MAGRRRGAGPLWALGGAALGVCLAGVAGQLVEPSTAPPKPKPPPLTKETVVFWDMRLWHVVGIFSLFVLSIIITLCCVFNCRVPRTRKEIEARYLQRKAAKMYTDKLETVPPLNELTEIPGEDKKKKKKDSVDTVAIKVEEDEKNEAKKKKGEK
- the PRSS50 gene encoding probable threonine protease PRSS50, which codes for MPAPGVGPPSHQGKDESKSKPRAAGCRSEEARTRSAAATPQRRLSPTANGGRRRGAGTRSAAARGAPRRSHCYLGMESRCGKRGSRMSAPAPTVLLLLLLLLRPAGCLGAGEAPGALCVAAPTDPGAPCAPSGTGPSGKPRLHRLVSTIRPQTFTIRWPDPVSKVTVDFVPTCGVSYEQDPTLRDPEAMARRWPWMVSVQANGTHICAGTLIASQWVLTVAHCLIQRDVVYSVRAGSPWIDQMVQTTSDVPVSQVIVNSKFQSRRYWSWIGQDNDIALLKLEGALKYSKYIGPICLPGLDYVMKDQSLCTVTGWGRPRADGVWPQFRTIQEKEVTVVNSTECDSVYHRFSKIPSLVRIINSQMICAEDLDREQFCYETSGEPLACPVESTWYLVGMVSWGPGCKKSKPPPIYLQISSYQHWIWERVTGQALPAPPRALFLVLPLPLSLLTVL